TGGCCTGACGCACTGAGATGACGTACTTATCCCAtctaaaaatacaaatacacagacacttgAAATGACAAAATAATTGTACCGTCCTCCTGTCATATTAAGAAAATAGGAAGAAAAAGTACGCTGATGGTGTTTCCCACTACAACTCCATCACCATGCTTTTGTTCAAAGCTGTAGTCATACTGTACAATCTGTGGCCGGGcagtgcgcgtgcacacacacacaaacacacgtcatTAACCAATGGCTTTACAGCATCTGCCAGAGGGGGGTCAATGTCAGTCACACCTTCTGGTGCTGTCACTCAACCAGCCAAATGAAACACAATCCTAGAAGGGTGGGACTAGAGCCAGTGACTCTGGCCTGAAAATCCACCCTTCCTTCTCAGAGGGGATGCATCCAGACACCTCAGCCACTCACAGGCAACCCAGACCCTTCAAACAAATATCATACCAATTCTCATCTTAAGGGTTGTCAAATTACCACCTGCTTCAGCTTCTGTTTGGTTATATGAGAGAATAACACTTCAGATTCAGCTTCATCAACACTGAGCGAACGGCCTTTGATATTCTAATATTCCTTGAAAGAATGATCCTGAGAAAAACAACAGTATGCAGGAAAGAACCACTTTCGggggtatgtttttataggatcCTAGTTTTGGCATCATCCTCCAATTTATTCTGATGGTATACGGTCATgcgaaggacagataaacacacctagTCGTTCCGactagccacccaggctatgcactatgtagttctgtggtccgggTCAGACACCCCTCACAGCACAATGTCACCAACTATATGGCCAAAAGagaccagttagcatgctagcaagtttttatcagtgccagctgtgctgttggtgtttgccaGGTTTTTCATTCCAAGctggttttagaccaaaactccttactgctgcatTACAGTAGGtacaaagaaaaaaggagacacaaatacaaattgAGAACTAAAGAAAAACACCCAAACAGAAATAGTATTTTGAGAGCACTATGTGCAATAACATATCAAGTCTCACGTGAAAACAGTAGCATAATACTTCAGGAAGCCCAGAAATAATTCCCCCAGTGTGGACTGGTTCTTGGAGATGAAGGGAGGTATGTTCCTTGGTCCATTCGGCACTAGGTGGATATCCATGGAGGGGTTGAAGCACTCCTGTATTCAACACATACCCATAGGAACATTTTAGTTCTCAAACAGGGATCTTTTGGAGAATCACTTTACTGTAAAAATCTATCATAAGTAAGAAAAAAGATCCTCTAGCTACCCCTCTCCACAACAGCTTTGAACAGTCTTGTTATAGGCTAGTTAAATGCACTGTATTGTCAAAATGTGTCCCTCATCCACAACCACCAAGATTatcttgagagagaaacagggaggtaATATTGAAATGAAATATTTCGTAAAAAACTGAGCATGATTTGGAACCACATTTCTGTAGCATCCGACAAATCCAGTGTAATATGATATGGAAATCTTtctatatattttcttttgggATAGGAAGAAAAAGCCAGTTCCATACATTTCATCATCCAAGTGCAGGACAAAAGTGCACATTATTATATGAATCTGAGAGAAGGATTTTTATAAAGGATTCACAATCTACAAACAAAGTCAATTGAGAAGGTTGCTTACTGGGTAATCCATCTGAAGGCAAGGAATGACAGGCTGGGGCAGGGCTGGGTAGAAGAAGTATTGGGTTAGAAAAGCCATTTCTGTACAGTGATCCCAACATGGGATCAGTCTTCTGTGTAACAACTTCTCATAAAAGGTGAAGAAAATCATTAGGACAGAACAATACATATCCAGACAAGGAACATACCGGAACCATTGTCTGTGTCATTGCAAGAGCAGTTTGCTATAATAATATTCATCAGTTGCTCATCCTGTGACATGCAATATGTACATATTAAAGCTTGGTGCAGGCTTTGAACTTCAAGCACCTAAGAATATGACCCACTTTACCGAGCCAGATGAGCTCATGTTCTGTGCTCACAGCAGTATTTCTAGGACTCTTGGAACACGTGAGACCTTCTAAGCTACATGTATTAATAATCTGTATGTTGCAAACAGAGGTTTTAAAGCAAAATGAGAAATAAAGGACTCAGAAATTGAGATCACAACACCACTGTAACAGCTGATGAAATATCAATACGGCATGTTGTACTGATGTGCAGTTCTGGTCATCTTAGTCATATTAGATATTTTTGAGAAGTCCGTCTGGTTTGAGGGATCAGCAGTCAATAAATAATGCAGGGCTCCTACATTTTAAGGCAAGTTAGAtttaagactttttaaatgCCACTCGGAGTTCAATTTAAGACCAATTTTAcaataaccaaaaaaaaaaaaaaaaccttattgCACCAATAGTGGATATTCAGAtctggttgtttgtttttttgtggtttgGTTGTTTGTGGTCAGTTGTTGGTCAACGAGAGtcgtttttaaatgtgcttaaatacatttgacttgacttggtTGAGGCTTTATTATTAAATCATTATATAAATTAGTAAATTATTGTAAAAATAGATGTTACCAATTATTTTaaattgcaatttttttttttttaattcttacTTTCCATGTCTTTTTAAAGATTGATTAAAACTTTTTAATACCAATTAACTTTATTTTTTGATTAATTAATTCAATGCCTTTCAAGACTTTAATGATCCGTGGGAACCCTGTGGTAAATCATAACCCACATAATAtgagtcagttttttttttttatattgaagCAGAGTTTGCATATACAGTGGCATGCAAAGGTTTGGGCAACATTGGACAAAATGTCTGGTACTGTGAAGAGTTAAGGGAGTTGAAGATGAACTAAAACATCATTAAAAATGTGTGGACAACCCTCAAAAGAGCAGTATATGCAAGACAGCCCAGGAATCTCACAGAACTAAATGCTTTTTAGAAGGAATTGACAGTCTCTTGGTCAGCTACAAACAGCATTTACAAGCTGTGATACTTTCCAAAGGGGGTGTTACTAAGCACTGACCATGCAGGGTGACCAAACTTTTGCTTCAGGCCCTTTAGTCTTGCTTAAAATATTTAAGAAATGAGTCATCATTAACATTATGCCTTTTGGAAATCAGGTCATCTTTTACCCGCCTAGCTATTCACAGTAACAGAAATTTTGACCAGGGGTGTCCAAACTCACACATGCCACAGTATGATGGAATGGTTACACACCATATGGCTTTTTGTTTTGCCATTTCATTAAATATACAATTTTACAAGTGTTCAGGCCTGGTAGCCCCAACAGACACTCACTCTGGAGGTAATGAAGGGCCATCAGGACAAGTGTGTAGCTGCTCAGCGTCCCACGACTCGCGTCATTGATCCTGTAGTAGCCCGCCCACTTCTTTATAACGAGGACAATGGGACGGACCCGTCTCTCAACTACAAGGACAGAtggttaaaataaaatgaagtgGCCCAAGACAAACCAATCATGAAGGAAAACACTCTGAAATAACCATGACCAGGCACTACTTGACTTGACTCTTGATAAGACAGTACATTGACTTAATACACAAGCAATGTAATCTAGGTCTTGGGACCAAGATCTGAGTGGGCCTGTTAGGACTTACTGTATGCATAAGACCTTAGTAGAAAAGTATTTCTGATCCCAACAATATTGTTGACGTTCAAATCAAACTCCACACCACTGTAGTAACAGAAAGAAGGAATATACAAGGTTTAGGCCTCAGAACGAGTGAAGAGTTGAAGAGTGTAacataatgtaaaaaaaaaaaaaaaagaaagaaaataactgAAATCCTAATAGGATTACAAATTAAGATCCGGCACCTACCTTATTTTGTCTCTAAACCTCATGATGGGCACTTTTGCTCGGATGACCTGAGGTCTGTCAATGTAAGCTGTGAATCAAATGACATCTATTTAATAAACCCCCATAAACCTACATTCATAATAAAAACTTTAGGCTTTCAAAGAGTCTAATGACTGTAGCTCCCCCTAAAGGTGACCAAGTGAGTAACATCAGTATGGACATAATCCGATCaagttataaacatacagacaaacaaataaataaataaaacattaaaagacAAAATACTTACATAGTGTGTAACACAACTTCTGAACAAGACTAAGCACATGTACAGCATCTTGTTTCTGGTTTACCTAAAACACAGCAATGACATTACTGTGGGTATAACATCAACACCACAAATTTACTTTGGAATATAGGTCAACTTTACTGCGGTCTTACATAGACAGAAcactgactgaaaaaaaagacttaCAGATCCCTCTTGAATGACAAGACACAAGTCTGCATCACTACTTCTGCTCCCAAAGCCATTGAGAGAAGACCCAGCCAGGTAAATCCTTGAAACTAAGTGTgtattaaaataatgaatgaaggtgagagagaaagaaaacagaacaaatcAGAGACTATTTTACAAAACACAAACCCCACACATTGGAAGAACATGGACTACATTTCAGCTTACATGGAAAGAGCCTCTGGATATCCCTCTGCAGCTGTGCTCGACAGAGCTCCTTCTTCTCCAGGTCGTCATCTTGTTGCTGGCACGACAGGTAAAGCTCCAGAATCTGCTGACTCAGCTGAAACCAACCATATTACATGGTTACCCATATTGCTCCATAAGCAACACCACCAACAGGTTATGTTAGGAACTGAGTTTATGATGTTCACAAACATTGTCCacattgtttacatttacatttagtcatttagcagacgcttttatccaaagcgacttacaaggatgtatacacatttttacatttacactgatggcacactgcacatcaggagcaattaggggttcagagtcttgctcaaggacgctgacagggaattgaactaacaaccttctgattactaaacgacttctctaccttctgtaccactgtcgcccctatatTGTTATCAAATATGAAGATAATAAGCATGGTCCAGCAAGCATACACACCTTATCCTTGGCAGCGGACTGCAGACGTATCAGGTCACTATCCTGAGACGCCTCTCCAAAAGATGGCAAACAACTCGCTGGTCTAGGGGACAACAGAGGAGAACTGGCCTGGCGGGGACTACTAGGATGGGTGACTGCCGCCCTGTCTGTTTGCAGTCGGTTGGGTAGGGGGGAACCTGATGCTTTGGCTAGTGGTCTGACGTAGAGGCCTGGAGGGCTGTAGCACTGCCTCTTCAATTCAAACTGGCCATGGTCATCACCCCTCCTCCTGCAACACATGCAACAGTCATGGCAGTGGTTAAAGTTCTAGTGGATCCAAAATCATGATAATACCAGTAGACTGAAGTCAAATAAATATCGGTAGACGGGGTATTGAAAGCATATGCGGTGAGGGATGTAGACATTCAGCAAACACCCACTTTCTGCCCTTCGCTAGTGGAGATCCATGTAGAACAGGAGGCGGCGTGCTGGAAGCATGATTCCACTGATAGGTGGGGATGACAGGCAAACAAAATGGGAGTCCATGGGAActaagaggggaaaaaaagatcttGACAATTCTGAAATGACTGATGCCTCGACACAAACAAAGTACATATGGACATCTTTTGGAAAAACTAAACCATAACACAAGGCAAAAGGTACACAACTGAAAACGTAAATTTTCAACTTACTTTGAGTTCGTTCGGTTCCTCTGAACCTCGACAAGTTGCTGCGGGGAGAAGATGGGTGGTACTGGGAATTGACTAAGCAGACCATTGTTTTGCCTTTGTTTATGGGGAAAGCCTGGTGATCTTGAGAACATACTCGTTTTCACTCGAGAGGGACATTGATTCTTTTGCCTGCAAAAGTGGAAAAAGTAAGTATCATCATCTCCTGCCACTTCCACGCCAGTATATCAGATATACTCTTGACTTCTCTATGTCATGTTCAGCTAACCACGACAGAAGCAAACCTGGGTAAAGAGCCAGAAACTGAAACATGATGTGTACTGCCTAGagaaatacattaatacacattcGTGCCATACACAGCCCCTTCGTTGACGGGACCTTTGCTAACATAATCCACATTTCCGTATTTATAAACACAAAATCAAGTGAGGAGCCGGAAGAGCTGGTGCTAGCCCTAGCTAACGGCTAACTTAGCTATTCTGTTTTGCTAAAGCTCGTTAATGCTGGTAGCGTTAATCGCCTTCAACAAACCACCAATCAGGACTTAGTGTACGCATAATCAATGTCATCTTCAAGACTGAGCCACTTAATAGGAAGCGTGTGAGTTAGTGCCTAAATCACATAAAAAGCATGCTTTGGTTTCAACGCGCCAGCTTACACTAGCTATGTTAGCTAGTCTCGCAGCGTGTAAATGAAAGTTACCTCAATTATTCTGGGGATATCAGAAAAAATCCCCAAGTAGACCAAAGTGCCGGCCAATAAAGGTAGCACTGAGCGATGTAAATCAAACTCCTTATAAACATATGTACTTTAATTCCATGCATCATGATTCGACTTACCAAGAGGGCTGGCTCTCAGATCCCTTA
This sequence is a window from Clupea harengus unplaced genomic scaffold, Ch_v2.0.2, whole genome shotgun sequence. Protein-coding genes within it:
- the tent2 gene encoding poly(A) RNA polymerase GLD2, producing MFSRSPGFPHKQRQNNGLLSQFPVPPIFSPQQLVEVQRNRTNSNSHGLPFCLPVIPTYQWNHASSTPPPVLHGSPLAKGRKRRGDDHGQFELKRQCYSPPGLYVRPLAKASGSPLPNRLQTDRAAVTHPSSPRQASSPLLSPRPASCLPSFGEASQDSDLIRLQSAAKDKLSQQILELYLSCQQQDDDLEKKELCRAQLQRDIQRLFPFSRIYLAGSSLNGFGSRSSDADLCLVIQEGSVNQKQDAVHVLSLVQKLCYTLSYIDRPQVIRAKVPIMRFRDKISGVEFDLNVNNIVGIRNTFLLRSYAYIERRVRPIVLVIKKWAGYYRINDASRGTLSSYTLVLMALHYLQTLPQPVIPCLQMDYPECFNPSMDIHLVPNGPRNIPPFISKNQSTLGELFLGFLKYYATVFTWDKYVISVRQAKAIPKTNCTDWRKFICVEEPFDGSNTARAVHEKDKFEAIKSQFHASWQVLQLRKDLNSVLPLRQSKQKR